DNA sequence from the Leptospira limi genome:
AATCATCAGCACCAGGTAGGATAAAATTAGCACCAAACTTACTTTTATATCCTGGAACATGGTTAATTGTAACGGATGCAGTCAAGTTGTGGTTGTATGCTCCTCGTGCTGTTGTTACCTGAAGTGACTGGTCCATCGCGTTTCCGCCACCACCAATTACGTTTGCAAGTTCAGAACCACCTGAAGCGGCTGCAAGTGCAGTTACTTTTGTGATATTGAATCCTTTGGAAGTTGTTGTATCAGCTAAACTTGCTAACCAATATTCAATTGCATAACATCCAGCGGAATGGCACACAATCTTACAAGTGTTTGTTCCTTTGCAATAACTCATGAGACCAGTTGTGATATTTGTTTGGGCTCTCGCAGATCCGTACGTTCTTGGGTCAGTGCTTCCATCGTAACCAATGAATATCTTGGCGCCAGAAACCGCATTTGCGTTTGTCCCCCAATAACTGTTTACATCGGTAGTTCCCACCCCGTCGTGATTTTTGCTGGATTTGCCGTGAATGAACACGGTGTAAGTTTCGGCACTGATGCTCGTCGCAAACAGCAATGCCAGTAATAGGTTGATTGTAATTTTCATCTTTCTCTCCTTTTTCAAGTAGCCCAGACTTATAAATTTGGTGAAAGTATGTCAAATATTTATTTAAATGTCATAAATATTTCTAAAAAATCACCAAATGACACAAAAATCCTCATCCTTTCGGTGAAATACTCAACACTTGTCAGGAAATTTAGGTGGTGAAAACCTTTCAGGAAAGGATTTTAAACTGAAACTCGTACTTACTGGCTCAATCGAATACGCTGGGAAATAATTGTTTGCTATTATATGTATAAATATAGTAAGTGTACATACTATAGGAGATTTTATGATCGTCAATACGTACGCATACACTACGAACGAAATTAAACAGGAACAAATTTGGAAATTGATGTCAGACGTGAATCGTTGGAAAGATTGGGATTCTACTCTTGAAAAATCGGAAATGTTGGGTAAATTCGAAGCTGGGAATTTTTTTATGATTCGCCCCTCTGGTGGACCAGATGTAAAAATTCAATTGATAGAAGTGAGACCCAATTCTTATTTCAAGGACTTTACAAAATTTCCTTTGGCAAAAATGTTTGGTGAACATTTTTATGAGAAAACATCTGAGGGACTCAAAATTACAATTACAATGTCGATCTCCGGACCACTTGCATTTTTATGGAATATGATTGTCATGAAAAATATCGTAAGTCATCTCGCAGAAGATGTGAAACTACAAATCAATGAAGCAAAAAAAATCAAATAGTGCAATTGTTAAGAGCGACTTTAGTGTCAATAAGGCAGAAGATAGCTCTGGATTTTTGTTATGGCAAGTAACGAGTCTTTGGCAAAGAGAGATTCGTTATGCACTTGAACCACTAAAATTGACACATTCACAATTTGTATTGTTAGCAAGTATCCTTTGGTTGACCCAACAAGAAAAGGAAGTGACTCAGGTTCTTTTGTCAGAACATACAAAGATCGATCCGATGACTACGTCCACTGTCATTCGCACATTAATCCAAAAAGGATATGTTGATCGAAAGGAACACAGTACAGATACCAGAGCAAAAATTGTGAGTTTAACTAAGAGTGGTGAATTGATTACAAAAAATGCAGTAAAAAAAGTAGAATCCTTCGATCACGATTTTTTTTCTGCGTTAGGTGTCACCAAACATGAATTTAATGAGAGTTTATTGAAAATACTGTCTAGATATTGACTGTATCATTTACTATTAAGGAATGGTTAAGCAGAACAACGGTCATTATCATCGGTAAATTGATGATCAAAACCCTGTATTTCCAATTTACCTTCGGTATAATTAACTCTTAAATTTTTGTTTTTTCCACCTTCCTTCATTGGACTTGGATCATAAAATTGGATTTCCAATTTTGAATCGTTGATCCATTTATAATGTCCTGTAAATTCTAGTTTTCCAATGGGATTTGATTCTGTCATATCTAGTTTGCTATAGATAAAACTTCCATCTTCCCTAAACTGAAATTGATCAATTGGGCCATAGGCTCAAGGACTTGGTCCAAACCAGATAATACTTGTTAGAATTTCTTTTTTTGTTTTACCTGCTAATTTCTGAAAATGGTATTTCCCTCTGAGAATGAAAAAGTCTGAATCTGTTAGTAGCTTTTTTTGATAAGAAGGTTTCGATTTGATCGCTTTCTGAATTAGATTGTATATATGGACATCACTTTCAATATCTTCACATTGTGCGAGTAAAAGTGAATATGTACATGCTAAGTTATAATTTGCAAATGCATCATCTGGTTTGTCATTTAATGTTTTCTTAAATGATTCTACGGCAATGAGAAATTCTTTTTGTTTGAGGGCATCGATCCCTTTTTTGTTCCAGTTTTCTGAAGTTTGGGAGAAAATCTCTACCATACATAAGAAATAAATGATGATCAATCGTAATTGCATAAAAACTTCCTCAGATAAATACTTTTGAATGGTTCATTTAGTTCTGAAATGAAACAATATTTATATGTAAAATTATTCTTTATCATATGCTAAACGCAAGACCACGTTGTTTTGTTTGATTTGTAAAAGTAAATTAATTTCCTGATACAAAAAGAAGATTCATGCTATTTGTGGTATTGGGAATTGTAGTTAATGTCGGAAGACTCAACTGTCCAGAGCTATTGATTGGATAGGAGCCTAAACGATTTGAACCGTTTGTAGAGACACAAACTGCATATAACATATTGCCAAGCGGATGAATTGCTAGTCTGGTTACATTTGAGTTTGATGTACAGGAAGCACCACCGGGAGTCGGGACAGAACTGAGAACTGTTGGGTTAATAACGCCCGTTACCTGATCAACTGCATAAGCATAGATATTGGTTTCCCCATAAGCATAGATATATTGACTAGAGGGGTGAAGAACTAGTGATTTTGGAGATAAATATGCAGTAGGACTTTGAACCAAAACCGATGATGGAGCAAGGACAGCATTCGATGTTGAAGTAACAGACATTTGAACGATTGAACCATTATTCCCTTGGTCTGAATTGTTCGCACAGTACATAAAATTTGCATTGGAAGAGTAGATACAATGTCCGTTTTCGGGATATAGGGTAGTATCAGTCACTGTTGCATTACTTGTTGGAGTTCCAACGGCTCCAGTATTCACATCCGCTATGGGATAGAACATTCTTGTTGCTGCACTTAGTTTGTGAAATGTCATAAAATAATTTCCCGTTGGATGGATTGGGCCCATCACTGACCAATTTTGTCCCGTCACGGTATTTGCTTCACCAGAAAAAGTTCCTTCAGAGTCTAGTTGTAGTTTTGAAAAAGATGTAATGGCAGTAGCCGTATTCACTGTGTAATAAAAAAATTTTCCACTAGGATGAAATGCTGTGGTCCCTTGTATGACTACAGGAGTTACACTTGCAACATAGGTATTTTTCAAGGATAACGTACCATCAGAATTTCTGAGATAAGATTTAAATGTATCTCCACCATTGATTACGAGATGTTTTCCATTCCATAAAATCGTAAATGGATTTGTTAAAGTAGTTGCAATACTTCCTTTTAAGGAAAGAACACCATCGTTACCTGTATTAAAAGTATACAGGAGACCATTTGAAACATCTGATAAATATAAGGAATGTATCGGTTGCGACTTGGAAGGGTCTATTTGTCCTAAGCAAGATTGATTCGGTGATAATAATTTTGAGAGAAAGAAATTTTTTGATGCAGGGTCACAAGCAGCATTGAGGTCAGCTGGTTTACAGTTTAATAGGAAACAAAGTAATGCAAATGAACAGAGGCAGCGATGAATATTTCGATATGCTGATAATATTCTAGATACTTTCATGTTGAAGTCTTTTTGTGATTGAGTCAATCTCGTACTTATCCCTAAAATTAAAAATGGGCAATTTTCGACTATAGAATATGTTCGAGCAAACAATACCCAATAAGAAAACTCAACTAATTTACGATCAAAATCAATTGGTTAATAAATTATTTTTGATATGCATTATCCAGATTCACTTGAATCCTATCAGTGGGTTGAGCGAAGCATATACAAGTGATTAATTGTCGTTTTTATAATATCGATTCTTAACTAAATCTGCCAAGCTAGTGAATAAACTTATTCTGACTAGTTGATAATAATTAGGATAAGTCCGCACAAGAGAAATGCCATCCAATCTAAATTCGTTTTATCAAAGAGTTTGATTTCGAATTGAATGATTGTTAAAAAACAATTCAAATTCTCAAGCAGTCCAGCGATTCTTTTCTTATGTTTTAATTTTGAATCCCAAGTTGTTTTTTCCAATTCTTTGCATGTGTCTTTCCATAACGGTATCCAATTTCAACCAGTTCATAGAACTTTTTCCAATCGAAGAGTCCAAACTGTTCGACTGGTAACTCCGCAAAAATATCAGACTCAGCTTTTGCTTGCGCCATTGCAGCATCCGAAGCTACAAAAGTCGCACGCATCATAAGGCTAAGAAGGTTCGGGGCTTCTTTTAGATTCTGCGATTTACTGAAGAGTCGTTTGAAGAGCAATCGAAGTGCCGAGGGTAATGCACCCGAATTGTTTTTGGGATAAATGCCACCAAAGAGTTCATCAGCTGCGGAATCACCTTCTGAAGTAAGGGCGACAGAAATCACAAAATCTGCTCCCTTGTCCCGCATCACAGCACCTGGAATATTATCTAACATTGCTCCATCGACTAACAGTTCATTGTTTTCGAAGAAGGGAGGTAATATACCTGGTATCGAAGCGGAAGCGCGGAGTGCTTTCCATAATGGACCACGGTCTATGATTACTTTTTGTGCTTTTGAAAGGCTTGTTGCGACAGCAAAATAGGGTAGCCAGAGATCTTCGATCATCGTATCACCGACAAAACTCTTAATCACAGTATTGAATTTTTTACCACGAATGAGAGATACAACGGGAACTGTATAATCGTTTAACGTTTTTTTGTCACTCATGAGAGACTTCGCAATCCGTTCCAAATTGGGAGCATCGTTGCCCAAAGCATAGATACTTGCCATAAGGGCTCCTGCACTTGTACCACCAATCATGTCGATGGGAATATTTTCTTCCTGCATGGCTTTGATAAGCCCAATATGTGCGAAACCTTTTGCACCTCCGCCACCCAGAGCAAGTCCAATGGAACGGCCAGTGATGAAGCGAGTTAGACTTTCAAATCCGTGGTGACTATAAGTGCGGATATGTCTGACAACATCTGTTTTTCTAATCTTAGTTAGGTTAGAAATATTTTGTGGTTTTTCATTTGGGTCAGAGTAGAGCAATACAAGCTCTCGGATGGGACCATGGGTTTCTTCCGAATCTCCAAGAAAACGGATTTCTTCTGGAGAAAGGGCATCTGCTTTTTTCGCATCACTTAACAGTAAAATACGATTTGTATGATGGAGAATTGTTTCTGTCCAAAGTTTGTCTTCAAAATCGGGACATAGGATCAGGAAGTCATGTGAGTCCTGCAAATGATATAAGGATTCGAGGATGTCTGAAACTGCGTGTTCGCGGTCTGCCTTGATTTTCTTGAAGTCTTTACTTTCAACGATCGTCGTACGTCCGATTTTTTTCAGAGCGCTTGCGAGGTTATGGGCAAAATCGCGAACCGAAAGATCCTTCTGGAGTGGGAAAAGAGTGATGATGCTCCTTGTTTTTTTGACAGTTCGTTTTCCCATTCGGTCCTTGGTGAATCGATCTGCGATGAGTTTGGTGATCGCAAGCATACTTGGCGGATGTTTGGAAAACACAGACTCGAAAGCGGCAGTACTAACTTTTACTATTTCACAGGATAAAGTTGCGACTACCGTTGCAGTCCTCGGTTCCCCTGTTAATAGAGCCATCTCACCAATGATATCACCTTTGGAAAAAGTACCTGTTGATACCACTAGGCCTAGGTCGTTTCTGACTTCATACACCAAACTGCCGTTAACGACAATGTACATTCCGTCGGCTTTGTCTCCTTGCCGCATCAGAGTTTCGCCACCTGGCAAAAAAATCCATTCCATCTGGTTTTCCAATTCCGAGATGAGTTTTGCTCCCACCCCTTGGAAAAGTGATACTGAAGAGATGAGTTCTTTGATGCGCTGAGGTTCTGGACGAAACACACTTCTATGAAGAGCACGCGACCTTCGGCTAATGAGTCTGACAAATGATTTCAGCTCTTCCGAACGATCTTTAAAGGCCTTTTTGAATTCATTACGACCAATGCGGTAGACGATGCCAGATTGGTCGCAGACAACTGTGGCGTTTCTAGGTTCGTCCGTCACGAGAGCTCCTTCTCCGAAACAACTGCCAGGTTTCACCTCACCTAATTTCTGCTTTTTTCCGTCATTTGTCATGTAAACGCTAAAACTTCCTGTCGCAACCAGGTAAAGAGCATTGCCAAGTTCTCCTTGTTTGATCACAACTTTGTTCTTAACAAATTTAACTTTATGGAACGAACGCTCCAGATGTTCTTTTGTTTCAGTAGAGAGGTTTAAGAATAAATCAGTACTGGAAATGATTTGTTTTAGGGTTGGAGCTGTTGTTTTTGACCGCATAGCAAATGAATATAAACCTTATTGCGACTTCGTTCCCTGCTTCAGTAGGTGTACAAAAAATCGCGACACAATGTCGATCATGGAAATGGAATGAGCCTGAAAGCGACTCTATTTTTTTTAAGCAAATGAAAAATTTCACATCAATGGAAGGATAGAAACAAACAAAAACAAGATAGAGTTTTAAGAACCAAATCGATTTCAGTGCCTAACATTAGAAGTGATTGGACTTCAATTTTAGAGTTATGCCAATACCTCTACTCAATAATCGTTGTAAGGTGGAAATCTTCCTGATGAACTGTTGTGAAAAATGTCTTTGCATTTGCAAAATCAGACAGAAGAAATAGGGAAATATGTATATAAAAATTTTTTAACTGAGAACTATTCTATCCTAATTCAAATTTTAAGGATGAATTTCTGGGTTAACCTCGTTTAGAGACAATGTGCATTAGGATAAGAACTAGGCAATTTCAGATGATTAGAAAAAACCTTGAAATTTAAGCTACTTGGACTTAAAAACGACGTCTGGAGTGGATTTTATCTAATCAAAAAAAAGTGAAAGAGTATTTAGCAATTCGATTCAGAATCTCTCTTACCTGCAAGGTATTCTTATTTCTATTTATTCTCAACTGCAAATTGGACTTAAATAGTCCTTATGAATTTGGAACCAATGAATACTATAAAACTCAATTCATAACATGCCTCATCAATCGTTCTAGTGTATGTTATCAAAATACTACCTCTGCTCCTTTTGATTTGAATCAGGTTCCTGGAAGAAAATTGTGGATTCGTGCAGAAGGGCTTCCTTATACAAACGGTACCGCGGTGACAAATTGGACAGATCTCAGTGGAACTGGGAATGACTTAATTCCTGGAGTTGCCCCCACTTTTTATTCTGCCACCAATACAATCAATGGAAAACCAGTTGCCCGTTTTCAATATGGACTTGGAAGTAATTTATTAAAAGCTTCTCCGATAGGAGTGAGTACTTCCGATTCTGGGAGTGTATTTTTTGTAGTAAAAGTTCCTTTAACAGTAAACAGCAATGTAATCACAATTGGAACCACAGGTGGTGGAGGGAGGGAAGTTCAAATCACTAGTTTGGGAGTTGTTGCACTCAATAAATCTGGATCAACAGCAGTTGCAACGTATAACGCAGGTTGGGTGGGGAATTCGATACATCAGGTTTCTATTTTGCAAAATGGGTCAACAAAC
Encoded proteins:
- a CDS encoding MarR family winged helix-turn-helix transcriptional regulator, which translates into the protein MKQKKSNSAIVKSDFSVNKAEDSSGFLLWQVTSLWQREIRYALEPLKLTHSQFVLLASILWLTQQEKEVTQVLLSEHTKIDPMTTSTVIRTLIQKGYVDRKEHSTDTRAKIVSLTKSGELITKNAVKKVESFDHDFFSALGVTKHEFNESLLKILSRY
- a CDS encoding lactonase family protein, yielding MKVSRILSAYRNIHRCLCSFALLCFLLNCKPADLNAACDPASKNFFLSKLLSPNQSCLGQIDPSKSQPIHSLYLSDVSNGLLYTFNTGNDGVLSLKGSIATTLTNPFTILWNGKHLVINGGDTFKSYLRNSDGTLSLKNTYVASVTPVVIQGTTAFHPSGKFFYYTVNTATAITSFSKLQLDSEGTFSGEANTVTGQNWSVMGPIHPTGNYFMTFHKLSAATRMFYPIADVNTGAVGTPTSNATVTDTTLYPENGHCIYSSNANFMYCANNSDQGNNGSIVQMSVTSTSNAVLAPSSVLVQSPTAYLSPKSLVLHPSSQYIYAYGETNIYAYAVDQVTGVINPTVLSSVPTPGGASCTSNSNVTRLAIHPLGNMLYAVCVSTNGSNRLGSYPINSSGQLSLPTLTTIPNTTNSMNLLFVSGN
- a CDS encoding SRPBCC family protein; its protein translation is MIVNTYAYTTNEIKQEQIWKLMSDVNRWKDWDSTLEKSEMLGKFEAGNFFMIRPSGGPDVKIQLIEVRPNSYFKDFTKFPLAKMFGEHFYEKTSEGLKITITMSISGPLAFLWNMIVMKNIVSHLAEDVKLQINEAKKIK
- a CDS encoding cyclic nucleotide-binding domain-containing protein, with the protein product MRSKTTAPTLKQIISSTDLFLNLSTETKEHLERSFHKVKFVKNKVVIKQGELGNALYLVATGSFSVYMTNDGKKQKLGEVKPGSCFGEGALVTDEPRNATVVCDQSGIVYRIGRNEFKKAFKDRSEELKSFVRLISRRSRALHRSVFRPEPQRIKELISSVSLFQGVGAKLISELENQMEWIFLPGGETLMRQGDKADGMYIVVNGSLVYEVRNDLGLVVSTGTFSKGDIIGEMALLTGEPRTATVVATLSCEIVKVSTAAFESVFSKHPPSMLAITKLIADRFTKDRMGKRTVKKTRSIITLFPLQKDLSVRDFAHNLASALKKIGRTTIVESKDFKKIKADREHAVSDILESLYHLQDSHDFLILCPDFEDKLWTETILHHTNRILLLSDAKKADALSPEEIRFLGDSEETHGPIRELVLLYSDPNEKPQNISNLTKIRKTDVVRHIRTYSHHGFESLTRFITGRSIGLALGGGGAKGFAHIGLIKAMQEENIPIDMIGGTSAGALMASIYALGNDAPNLERIAKSLMSDKKTLNDYTVPVVSLIRGKKFNTVIKSFVGDTMIEDLWLPYFAVATSLSKAQKVIIDRGPLWKALRASASIPGILPPFFENNELLVDGAMLDNIPGAVMRDKGADFVISVALTSEGDSAADELFGGIYPKNNSGALPSALRLLFKRLFSKSQNLKEAPNLLSLMMRATFVASDAAMAQAKAESDIFAELPVEQFGLFDWKKFYELVEIGYRYGKTHAKNWKKQLGIQN